From the genome of Lasioglossum baleicum chromosome 13, iyLasBale1, whole genome shotgun sequence, one region includes:
- the Liprin-alpha gene encoding PTPRF interacting protein alpha isoform X7, whose amino-acid sequence MWNVMCDVMPTIAEDSISQRSSQFSGEEVNFEQLMVSMLDERDKLVESLRESQTRLQETEARRQETEKERDSLNRQLNANIPQEFSQLTKELAAAREGILARDEEISELKAERSNTRLLLEHLECLVSRHERSIRTTVMKRQQATQSGVSSEAEVLKALKSLFEHHKALDEKVRDRLRMAQEKNKSLEEELAITKQELQQYIMSGHAPKAIEDRPKENGQAEDSQQQNKNETEQAAGQQERQQQQHPQQQQQQQQQQQPQPQSIQKLGTERSTEIGNRLSNGSLDPADQDTTARVIDLQATVDKQSSELSTWQRRVAELIGHVAELEETLSKAQKDLLKTQETNVKLQRDLHENVAQKVDQEERIATLEKRYLQAQRESSSSHDLNEKLEQELQHKKAQLKLQEEKIAAIQEKLELAEQKLAQYSKLPEMEEQLKQRMEALTQVRRPNQQAQERHGSAEDRIQRLETQLEEKNAEVMRVNQRLKMNEEHNTRLSATVDKLLSESNERLQAHLEERMQALKEKNALTQELEQTRKLAEDLQNEKTEIVKELGKARLEIDNVKRQMLQQEIAFNIQQTDALTRSLSPNAVDPGSFSRSASHSSFDTHSLPRRTAKRSTIDEDTTKNYVPRTLAEQEWEKLQQAHVLANVQQAFDVSSDAEGDGDNESLFSCAADVISPTDRSEARTLAVMLQEQLDAINNEIMLIQQEKQSTEARAEELESRVGSLEHMNLLARGRSLERASPPLSGRSTPKSHHSPNKDYLHKYHTAPASMSPAHLHQYAASLTSPGQLSESLPASQLQLSGEELHSVSERDSTGGAGSGGSDAASPLTARSIRLERVVQALAHSQEELRRRTGQTGFPSSGPVHRHGQHNNGALNSGTPPSPLSSRHSSQDSLHKNNLSGVGLPIGQLSSPHLHMQAAVAAAQKKKGIKISLGRFFSKKEKIKGKDTPMPGNMSGMGGASTPADPDYGDSVAVAGTMGSKIDFDRRKKKSMLDSSRHELLAEAMKAGTPFALWNGPTVVAWLELWVGMPTWYVAACRANVKSGAIMSALGDNEIQREIGISCRLHRLKLRLAIQEMVSLTSPSAPKTSRTTLAFGDMNHEWIGNVWLPSLGLPQYRSTFMECLVDARMLDHLTKKDLRIQLKMVDSFHRTSLQYGISCLKRLNYDRQQLEERRQMAEDANVDVLVWSNDRVIRWVQSIGLREYGNNLLESGMHGALIALDEGFDANSFALALQIPTQNTQARQLLEREFANLLAVGTERRLDEANSMTS is encoded by the exons GAGTTCTCTCAGCTAACAAAGGAGCTCGCAGCGGCCCGCGAGGGCATCCTCGCGAGGGATGAGGAGATATCGGAGCTGAAAGCGGAGCGGAGTAACACTCGC CTTCTGCTGGAACATCTAGAATGCCTGGTCTCGCGGCACGAACGGTCCATCAGGACCACTGTGATGAAGAGGCAGCAGGCCACTCAATCCGGAGTGTCGTCCGAAGCCGAGGTGCTTAAAGCGCTGAAAAGTCTGTTCGAGCACCACAAGGCTCTGGACGAGAAA GTGCGGGACCGTCTGCGCATGGCACAGGAGAAGAACAAGAGCCTGGAGGAGGAACTAGCCATTACCAAACAGGAG CTCCAGCAATACATAATGAGCGGGCACGCGCCTAAGGCCATCGAGGACAGGCCGAAGGAAAACGGGCAGGCGGAAGACAGCCAGCAACAGAACAAG AATGAGACTGAGCAGGCGGCGGGCCAGCAAGAACGCCAGCAACAACAACAcccgcagcagcagcaacagcagcagcaacaacaacaaccacaGCCGCAGTCGATACAAAAACTAGGTACCGAGAGGTCGACTGAAATTGGCAATAGGCTGAGCAATGGCAGTCTGGACCCGGCGGACCAGGACACCACGGCGAGAGTAATTGATTTGCAAGCTACCGTTGACAAGCAG AGCTCAGAGTTGAGCACGTGGCAACGGCGGGTGGCAGAGTTAATTGGACATGTGGCAGAGTTGGAGGAAACCCTATCGAAAGCGCAGAAAGACTTGCTGAAGACCCAAGAGACGAACGTGAAATTGCAGAGAGATTTGCATGAGAATGTCGCACAGAAAGTGGATCAGGAGGAAAGGATAGCGACACTCGAGAAGCGGTACCTCCAGGCTCAACGAGAGTCCTCCAGTAGCCACGATCTCAACGAGAAATTGGAACAGGAGCTGCAGCACAAGAAGGCCCAATTAAAG CTCCAAGAAGAGAAGATAGCAGCTATACAGGAAAAACTGGAATTGGCAGAacagaaattggcacagtattCCAAGCTTCCTGAAATGGAAGAGCAATTAAAGCAGAGGATGGAGGCTCTGACGCAGGTGAGGAGGCCCAACCAG CAGGCTCAAGAAAGGCACGGCAGTGCGGAGGACAGGATACAGAGATTAGAAACGCAATTGGAGGAAAAGAACGCGGAAGTGATGCGTGTCAATCAACGACTTAAAATGAACGAGGAGCATAACACGCGGCTTAGTGCAACCGTTGATAAACTTTTATCCG AGTCGAACGAGAGATTGCAGGCGCATCTGGAGGAGAGAATGCAGGCGTTGAAAGAGAAGAATGCGCTGACGCAGGAGCTGGAGCAGACGAGGAAGCTGGCCGAAGACCTGCAGAACGAGAAGACAGAGATAGTGAAGGAGCTGGGAAAagctcggctcgagatcgacAATGTGAAGCGACAAATGCTGCAACAAGAAATCGCGTTCAACATCCAACAGACAGACGCACTGACCAGAAGTTTGTCACCCAACGCAGTGGATCCTGGATCCTTCTCGAGGAGTGCGAGTCACAGTAGCTTCGACACGCACTCTCTGCCAAGGAGAACGGCGAAGCGATCTACCATCGACGAGGATACGACGAAA AATTACGTACCCCGTACGCTGGCAGAACAAGAATGGGAGAAGCTGCAGCAGGCGCATGTCCTCGCTAACGTGCAGCAGGCGTTTGACGTTTCCAGCGACGCCGAAGGCGACGGGGACAACGAGAGTCTCTTCAGCTGCGCGGCCGATGTAATTAGTCCGACAGATCGTTCGGAAGCTCGAACGTTAGCGGTAATGTTACAGGAACAATTAGATGcaattaataatgaaattatgctgATTCAG CAAGAGAAACAAAGTACTGAAGCACGCGCAGAAGAGTTGGAATCTCGCGTCGGTAGTCTTGAACATATGAACCTATTAGCGAGAGGACGAAGTCTTGAACGAGCATCGCCGCCGTTGAGCGGGCGATCCACGCCAAAATCTCATCATAGTCCTAATAAGGATTACTTGCATAAATATCATACT GCACCAGCATCGATGTCACCGGCGCACCTCCATCAATACGCCGCCTCATTAACTAGTCCAGGACAACTGTCGGAATCTCTTCCCGCGAGCCAG TTACAGTTATCAGGTGAAGAATTACATTCGGTGAGCGAAAGAGACAGCACCGGTGGTGCAGGAAGTGGTGGAAGCGATGCGGCATCGCCGTTGACCGCTCGATCGATCAGGCTGGAACGCGTAGTACAGGCACTTGCTCATAGTCAAGAGGAGCTCAGAAG ACGTACTGGACAAACTGGATTTCCCAGCAGTGGTCCTGTTCACAG GCATGGGCAACATAACAACGGCGCACTCAATTCTGGGACTCCCCCTTCCCCATTGTCCTCACGCCACAGTAGCCAGGACAGTTTGCACAAAAACAACTTGTCCGGCGTTGGATTGCCAATTGGACAGCTATCTAGCCCGCACTTGCACATGCAGGCAGCGGTGGCTGCGGCTCAGAAGAAGAAGGGCATCAAGATCAGCCTTGGCAGATTCTTCAGTAAGAAGGAGAAG ATCAAGGGGAAAGACACGCCAATGCCAGGAAACATGTCAGGAATGGGAGGTGCGAGCACGCCTGCTGACCCTGATTATGGTGATAGCGTAGCCGTGGCGGGAACTATGGGCAGCAAGATCGACTTCGACCGTAGGAAAAAGAAGAG CATGTTAGATTCGTCGCGCCATGAACTGTTGGCGGAGGCGATGAAGGCTGGAACACCATTCGCTTTGTGGAACGGACCGACTGTGGTAGCCTGGCTTGAATTATGGGTGGGCATGCCAACTTGGTACGTCGCAGCCTGCCGAGCCAACGTCAAAAGCGGCGCGATAATGAGTGCCCTAGGCGACAACGAGATACAACGCGAAATTGGTATAAG TTGTCGTCTCCACCGGCTGAAGCTCCGGCTAGCTATCCAGGAAATGGTGTCGCTGACAAGTCCGTCAGCGCCGAAAACCTCTCGCACAACCTTAGCATTCGGAGATATGAACCACGAATGGATTGGTAACGTTTGGCTGCCAAGCCTTGGATTGCCTCAGTATCGATCCACTTTCATGGAGTGCCTTGTTGATGCTAGAATGCTGGATCATCTCACTAAAAAAGACCTGCGTATTCAACTGAAAATGGTTGATAGTTTTCACAG AACAAGTTTACAATACGGCATTTCCTGTTTGAAGCGGCTAAACTACGATAGGCAGCAATTAGAAGAAAGAAGACAAATGGCGGAGGACGCGAACGTCGACGTTCTTGTGTGGAGCAACGACCGCGTTATAAGATGGGTTCAATCGATCGGCCTGAGA GAATATGGGAACAACCTTTTGGAGTCGGGGATGCACGGAGCGCTTATAGCCCTTGACGAAGGTTTCGATGCGAATAGTTTTGCCCTGGCGTTGCAGATCCCAACACAAAATACACAA GCTCGACAACTATTAGAAAGGGAATTTGCAAATTTATTAGCGGTAGGAACAGAGAGGCGACTCGATGAAGCGAATAGTATGACATCCTGA
- the Liprin-alpha gene encoding PTPRF interacting protein alpha isoform X11, translating to MWNVMCDVMPTIAEDSISQRSSQFSGEEVNFEQLMVSMLDERDKLVESLRESQTRLQETEARRQETEKERDSLNRQLNANIPQEFSQLTKELAAAREGILARDEEISELKAERSNTRLLLEHLECLVSRHERSIRTTVMKRQQATQSGVSSEAEVLKALKSLFEHHKALDEKVRDRLRMAQEKNKSLEEELAITKQELQQYIMSGHAPKAIEDRPKENGQAEDSQQQNKNETEQAAGQQERQQQQHPQQQQQQQQQQQPQPQSIQKLGTERSTEIGNRLSNGSLDPADQDTTARVIDLQATVDKQSSELSTWQRRVAELIGHVAELEETLSKAQKDLLKTQETNVKLQRDLHENVAQKVDQEERIATLEKRYLQAQRESSSSHDLNEKLEQELQHKKAQLKLQEEKIAAIQEKLELAEQKLAQYSKLPEMEEQLKQRMEALTQVRRPNQQAQERHGSAEDRIQRLETQLEEKNAEVMRVNQRLKMNEEHNTRLSATVDKLLSESNERLQAHLEERMQALKEKNALTQELEQTRKLAEDLQNEKTEIVKELGKARLEIDNVKRQMLQQEIAFNIQQTDALTRSLSPNAVDPGSFSRSASHSSFDTHSLPRRTAKRSTIDEDTTKNYVPRTLAEQEWEKLQQAHVLANVQQAFDVSSDAEGDGDNESLFSCAADVISPTDRSEARTLAVMLQEQLDAINNEIMLIQQEKQSTEARAEELESRVGSLEHMNLLARGRSLERASPPLSGRSTPKSHHSPNKDYLHKYHTAPASMSPAHLHQYAASLTSPGQLSESLPASQLQLSGEELHSVSERDSTGGAGSGGSDAASPLTARSIRLERVVQALAHSQEELRRRTGQTGFPSSGPVHSSQDSLHKNNLSGVGLPIGQLSSPHLHMQAAVAAAQKKKGIKISLGRFFSKKEKIKGKDTPMPGNMSGMGGASTPADPDYGDSVAVAGTMGSKIDFDRRKKKSPSMFGSMLDSSRHELLAEAMKAGTPFALWNGPTVVAWLELWVGMPTWYVAACRANVKSGAIMSALGDNEIQREIGISCRLHRLKLRLAIQEMVSLTSPSAPKTSRTTLAFGDMNHEWIGNVWLPSLGLPQYRSTFMECLVDARMLDHLTKKDLRIQLKMVDSFHRTSLQYGISCLKRLNYDRQQLEERRQMAEDANVDVLVWSNDRVIRWVQSIGLREYGNNLLESGMHGALIALDEGFDANSFALALQIPTQNTQARQLLEREFANLLAVGTERRLDEANSMTS from the exons GAGTTCTCTCAGCTAACAAAGGAGCTCGCAGCGGCCCGCGAGGGCATCCTCGCGAGGGATGAGGAGATATCGGAGCTGAAAGCGGAGCGGAGTAACACTCGC CTTCTGCTGGAACATCTAGAATGCCTGGTCTCGCGGCACGAACGGTCCATCAGGACCACTGTGATGAAGAGGCAGCAGGCCACTCAATCCGGAGTGTCGTCCGAAGCCGAGGTGCTTAAAGCGCTGAAAAGTCTGTTCGAGCACCACAAGGCTCTGGACGAGAAA GTGCGGGACCGTCTGCGCATGGCACAGGAGAAGAACAAGAGCCTGGAGGAGGAACTAGCCATTACCAAACAGGAG CTCCAGCAATACATAATGAGCGGGCACGCGCCTAAGGCCATCGAGGACAGGCCGAAGGAAAACGGGCAGGCGGAAGACAGCCAGCAACAGAACAAG AATGAGACTGAGCAGGCGGCGGGCCAGCAAGAACGCCAGCAACAACAACAcccgcagcagcagcaacagcagcagcaacaacaacaaccacaGCCGCAGTCGATACAAAAACTAGGTACCGAGAGGTCGACTGAAATTGGCAATAGGCTGAGCAATGGCAGTCTGGACCCGGCGGACCAGGACACCACGGCGAGAGTAATTGATTTGCAAGCTACCGTTGACAAGCAG AGCTCAGAGTTGAGCACGTGGCAACGGCGGGTGGCAGAGTTAATTGGACATGTGGCAGAGTTGGAGGAAACCCTATCGAAAGCGCAGAAAGACTTGCTGAAGACCCAAGAGACGAACGTGAAATTGCAGAGAGATTTGCATGAGAATGTCGCACAGAAAGTGGATCAGGAGGAAAGGATAGCGACACTCGAGAAGCGGTACCTCCAGGCTCAACGAGAGTCCTCCAGTAGCCACGATCTCAACGAGAAATTGGAACAGGAGCTGCAGCACAAGAAGGCCCAATTAAAG CTCCAAGAAGAGAAGATAGCAGCTATACAGGAAAAACTGGAATTGGCAGAacagaaattggcacagtattCCAAGCTTCCTGAAATGGAAGAGCAATTAAAGCAGAGGATGGAGGCTCTGACGCAGGTGAGGAGGCCCAACCAG CAGGCTCAAGAAAGGCACGGCAGTGCGGAGGACAGGATACAGAGATTAGAAACGCAATTGGAGGAAAAGAACGCGGAAGTGATGCGTGTCAATCAACGACTTAAAATGAACGAGGAGCATAACACGCGGCTTAGTGCAACCGTTGATAAACTTTTATCCG AGTCGAACGAGAGATTGCAGGCGCATCTGGAGGAGAGAATGCAGGCGTTGAAAGAGAAGAATGCGCTGACGCAGGAGCTGGAGCAGACGAGGAAGCTGGCCGAAGACCTGCAGAACGAGAAGACAGAGATAGTGAAGGAGCTGGGAAAagctcggctcgagatcgacAATGTGAAGCGACAAATGCTGCAACAAGAAATCGCGTTCAACATCCAACAGACAGACGCACTGACCAGAAGTTTGTCACCCAACGCAGTGGATCCTGGATCCTTCTCGAGGAGTGCGAGTCACAGTAGCTTCGACACGCACTCTCTGCCAAGGAGAACGGCGAAGCGATCTACCATCGACGAGGATACGACGAAA AATTACGTACCCCGTACGCTGGCAGAACAAGAATGGGAGAAGCTGCAGCAGGCGCATGTCCTCGCTAACGTGCAGCAGGCGTTTGACGTTTCCAGCGACGCCGAAGGCGACGGGGACAACGAGAGTCTCTTCAGCTGCGCGGCCGATGTAATTAGTCCGACAGATCGTTCGGAAGCTCGAACGTTAGCGGTAATGTTACAGGAACAATTAGATGcaattaataatgaaattatgctgATTCAG CAAGAGAAACAAAGTACTGAAGCACGCGCAGAAGAGTTGGAATCTCGCGTCGGTAGTCTTGAACATATGAACCTATTAGCGAGAGGACGAAGTCTTGAACGAGCATCGCCGCCGTTGAGCGGGCGATCCACGCCAAAATCTCATCATAGTCCTAATAAGGATTACTTGCATAAATATCATACT GCACCAGCATCGATGTCACCGGCGCACCTCCATCAATACGCCGCCTCATTAACTAGTCCAGGACAACTGTCGGAATCTCTTCCCGCGAGCCAG TTACAGTTATCAGGTGAAGAATTACATTCGGTGAGCGAAAGAGACAGCACCGGTGGTGCAGGAAGTGGTGGAAGCGATGCGGCATCGCCGTTGACCGCTCGATCGATCAGGCTGGAACGCGTAGTACAGGCACTTGCTCATAGTCAAGAGGAGCTCAGAAG ACGTACTGGACAAACTGGATTTCCCAGCAGTGGTCCTGTTCACAG TAGCCAGGACAGTTTGCACAAAAACAACTTGTCCGGCGTTGGATTGCCAATTGGACAGCTATCTAGCCCGCACTTGCACATGCAGGCAGCGGTGGCTGCGGCTCAGAAGAAGAAGGGCATCAAGATCAGCCTTGGCAGATTCTTCAGTAAGAAGGAGAAG ATCAAGGGGAAAGACACGCCAATGCCAGGAAACATGTCAGGAATGGGAGGTGCGAGCACGCCTGCTGACCCTGATTATGGTGATAGCGTAGCCGTGGCGGGAACTATGGGCAGCAAGATCGACTTCGACCGTAGGAAAAAGAAGAG TCCTAGTATGTTTGGTAGCATGTTAGATTCGTCGCGCCATGAACTGTTGGCGGAGGCGATGAAGGCTGGAACACCATTCGCTTTGTGGAACGGACCGACTGTGGTAGCCTGGCTTGAATTATGGGTGGGCATGCCAACTTGGTACGTCGCAGCCTGCCGAGCCAACGTCAAAAGCGGCGCGATAATGAGTGCCCTAGGCGACAACGAGATACAACGCGAAATTGGTATAAG TTGTCGTCTCCACCGGCTGAAGCTCCGGCTAGCTATCCAGGAAATGGTGTCGCTGACAAGTCCGTCAGCGCCGAAAACCTCTCGCACAACCTTAGCATTCGGAGATATGAACCACGAATGGATTGGTAACGTTTGGCTGCCAAGCCTTGGATTGCCTCAGTATCGATCCACTTTCATGGAGTGCCTTGTTGATGCTAGAATGCTGGATCATCTCACTAAAAAAGACCTGCGTATTCAACTGAAAATGGTTGATAGTTTTCACAG AACAAGTTTACAATACGGCATTTCCTGTTTGAAGCGGCTAAACTACGATAGGCAGCAATTAGAAGAAAGAAGACAAATGGCGGAGGACGCGAACGTCGACGTTCTTGTGTGGAGCAACGACCGCGTTATAAGATGGGTTCAATCGATCGGCCTGAGA GAATATGGGAACAACCTTTTGGAGTCGGGGATGCACGGAGCGCTTATAGCCCTTGACGAAGGTTTCGATGCGAATAGTTTTGCCCTGGCGTTGCAGATCCCAACACAAAATACACAA GCTCGACAACTATTAGAAAGGGAATTTGCAAATTTATTAGCGGTAGGAACAGAGAGGCGACTCGATGAAGCGAATAGTATGACATCCTGA
- the Liprin-alpha gene encoding PTPRF interacting protein alpha isoform X12 — translation MWNVMCDVMPTIAEDSISQRSSQFSGEEVNFEQLMVSMLDERDKLVESLRESQTRLQETEARRQETEKERDSLNRQLNANIPQEFSQLTKELAAAREGILARDEEISELKAERSNTRLLLEHLECLVSRHERSIRTTVMKRQQATQSGVSSEAEVLKALKSLFEHHKALDEKVRDRLRMAQEKNKSLEEELAITKQELQQYIMSGHAPKAIEDRPKENGQAEDSQQQNKNETEQAAGQQERQQQQHPQQQQQQQQQQQPQPQSIQKLGTERSTEIGNRLSNGSLDPADQDTTARVIDLQATVDKQSSELSTWQRRVAELIGHVAELEETLSKAQKDLLKTQETNVKLQRDLHENVAQKVDQEERIATLEKRYLQAQRESSSSHDLNEKLEQELQHKKAQLKLQEEKIAAIQEKLELAEQKLAQYSKLPEMEEQLKQRMEALTQVRRPNQQAQERHGSAEDRIQRLETQLEEKNAEVMRVNQRLKMNEEHNTRLSATVDKLLSESNERLQAHLEERMQALKEKNALTQELEQTRKLAEDLQNEKTEIVKELGKARLEIDNVKRQMLQQEIAFNIQQTDALTRSLSPNAVDPGSFSRSASHSSFDTHSLPRRTAKRSTIDEDTTKNYVPRTLAEQEWEKLQQAHVLANVQQAFDVSSDAEGDGDNESLFSCAADVISPTDRSEARTLAVMLQEQLDAINNEIMLIQQEKQSTEARAEELESRVGSLEHMNLLARGRSLERASPPLSGRSTPKSHHSPNKDYLHKYHTAPASMSPAHLHQYAASLTSPGQLSESLPASQLQLSGEELHSVSERDSTGGAGSGGSDAASPLTARSIRLERVVQALAHSQEELRRRTGQTGFPSSGPVHSQDSLHKNNLSGVGLPIGQLSSPHLHMQAAVAAAQKKKGIKISLGRFFSKKEKIKGKDTPMPGNMSGMGGASTPADPDYGDSVAVAGTMGSKIDFDRRKKKSPSMFGSMLDSSRHELLAEAMKAGTPFALWNGPTVVAWLELWVGMPTWYVAACRANVKSGAIMSALGDNEIQREIGISCRLHRLKLRLAIQEMVSLTSPSAPKTSRTTLAFGDMNHEWIGNVWLPSLGLPQYRSTFMECLVDARMLDHLTKKDLRIQLKMVDSFHRTSLQYGISCLKRLNYDRQQLEERRQMAEDANVDVLVWSNDRVIRWVQSIGLREYGNNLLESGMHGALIALDEGFDANSFALALQIPTQNTQARQLLEREFANLLAVGTERRLDEANSMTS, via the exons GAGTTCTCTCAGCTAACAAAGGAGCTCGCAGCGGCCCGCGAGGGCATCCTCGCGAGGGATGAGGAGATATCGGAGCTGAAAGCGGAGCGGAGTAACACTCGC CTTCTGCTGGAACATCTAGAATGCCTGGTCTCGCGGCACGAACGGTCCATCAGGACCACTGTGATGAAGAGGCAGCAGGCCACTCAATCCGGAGTGTCGTCCGAAGCCGAGGTGCTTAAAGCGCTGAAAAGTCTGTTCGAGCACCACAAGGCTCTGGACGAGAAA GTGCGGGACCGTCTGCGCATGGCACAGGAGAAGAACAAGAGCCTGGAGGAGGAACTAGCCATTACCAAACAGGAG CTCCAGCAATACATAATGAGCGGGCACGCGCCTAAGGCCATCGAGGACAGGCCGAAGGAAAACGGGCAGGCGGAAGACAGCCAGCAACAGAACAAG AATGAGACTGAGCAGGCGGCGGGCCAGCAAGAACGCCAGCAACAACAACAcccgcagcagcagcaacagcagcagcaacaacaacaaccacaGCCGCAGTCGATACAAAAACTAGGTACCGAGAGGTCGACTGAAATTGGCAATAGGCTGAGCAATGGCAGTCTGGACCCGGCGGACCAGGACACCACGGCGAGAGTAATTGATTTGCAAGCTACCGTTGACAAGCAG AGCTCAGAGTTGAGCACGTGGCAACGGCGGGTGGCAGAGTTAATTGGACATGTGGCAGAGTTGGAGGAAACCCTATCGAAAGCGCAGAAAGACTTGCTGAAGACCCAAGAGACGAACGTGAAATTGCAGAGAGATTTGCATGAGAATGTCGCACAGAAAGTGGATCAGGAGGAAAGGATAGCGACACTCGAGAAGCGGTACCTCCAGGCTCAACGAGAGTCCTCCAGTAGCCACGATCTCAACGAGAAATTGGAACAGGAGCTGCAGCACAAGAAGGCCCAATTAAAG CTCCAAGAAGAGAAGATAGCAGCTATACAGGAAAAACTGGAATTGGCAGAacagaaattggcacagtattCCAAGCTTCCTGAAATGGAAGAGCAATTAAAGCAGAGGATGGAGGCTCTGACGCAGGTGAGGAGGCCCAACCAG CAGGCTCAAGAAAGGCACGGCAGTGCGGAGGACAGGATACAGAGATTAGAAACGCAATTGGAGGAAAAGAACGCGGAAGTGATGCGTGTCAATCAACGACTTAAAATGAACGAGGAGCATAACACGCGGCTTAGTGCAACCGTTGATAAACTTTTATCCG AGTCGAACGAGAGATTGCAGGCGCATCTGGAGGAGAGAATGCAGGCGTTGAAAGAGAAGAATGCGCTGACGCAGGAGCTGGAGCAGACGAGGAAGCTGGCCGAAGACCTGCAGAACGAGAAGACAGAGATAGTGAAGGAGCTGGGAAAagctcggctcgagatcgacAATGTGAAGCGACAAATGCTGCAACAAGAAATCGCGTTCAACATCCAACAGACAGACGCACTGACCAGAAGTTTGTCACCCAACGCAGTGGATCCTGGATCCTTCTCGAGGAGTGCGAGTCACAGTAGCTTCGACACGCACTCTCTGCCAAGGAGAACGGCGAAGCGATCTACCATCGACGAGGATACGACGAAA AATTACGTACCCCGTACGCTGGCAGAACAAGAATGGGAGAAGCTGCAGCAGGCGCATGTCCTCGCTAACGTGCAGCAGGCGTTTGACGTTTCCAGCGACGCCGAAGGCGACGGGGACAACGAGAGTCTCTTCAGCTGCGCGGCCGATGTAATTAGTCCGACAGATCGTTCGGAAGCTCGAACGTTAGCGGTAATGTTACAGGAACAATTAGATGcaattaataatgaaattatgctgATTCAG CAAGAGAAACAAAGTACTGAAGCACGCGCAGAAGAGTTGGAATCTCGCGTCGGTAGTCTTGAACATATGAACCTATTAGCGAGAGGACGAAGTCTTGAACGAGCATCGCCGCCGTTGAGCGGGCGATCCACGCCAAAATCTCATCATAGTCCTAATAAGGATTACTTGCATAAATATCATACT GCACCAGCATCGATGTCACCGGCGCACCTCCATCAATACGCCGCCTCATTAACTAGTCCAGGACAACTGTCGGAATCTCTTCCCGCGAGCCAG TTACAGTTATCAGGTGAAGAATTACATTCGGTGAGCGAAAGAGACAGCACCGGTGGTGCAGGAAGTGGTGGAAGCGATGCGGCATCGCCGTTGACCGCTCGATCGATCAGGCTGGAACGCGTAGTACAGGCACTTGCTCATAGTCAAGAGGAGCTCAGAAG ACGTACTGGACAAACTGGATTTCCCAGCAGTGGTCCTGTTCACAG CCAGGACAGTTTGCACAAAAACAACTTGTCCGGCGTTGGATTGCCAATTGGACAGCTATCTAGCCCGCACTTGCACATGCAGGCAGCGGTGGCTGCGGCTCAGAAGAAGAAGGGCATCAAGATCAGCCTTGGCAGATTCTTCAGTAAGAAGGAGAAG ATCAAGGGGAAAGACACGCCAATGCCAGGAAACATGTCAGGAATGGGAGGTGCGAGCACGCCTGCTGACCCTGATTATGGTGATAGCGTAGCCGTGGCGGGAACTATGGGCAGCAAGATCGACTTCGACCGTAGGAAAAAGAAGAG TCCTAGTATGTTTGGTAGCATGTTAGATTCGTCGCGCCATGAACTGTTGGCGGAGGCGATGAAGGCTGGAACACCATTCGCTTTGTGGAACGGACCGACTGTGGTAGCCTGGCTTGAATTATGGGTGGGCATGCCAACTTGGTACGTCGCAGCCTGCCGAGCCAACGTCAAAAGCGGCGCGATAATGAGTGCCCTAGGCGACAACGAGATACAACGCGAAATTGGTATAAG TTGTCGTCTCCACCGGCTGAAGCTCCGGCTAGCTATCCAGGAAATGGTGTCGCTGACAAGTCCGTCAGCGCCGAAAACCTCTCGCACAACCTTAGCATTCGGAGATATGAACCACGAATGGATTGGTAACGTTTGGCTGCCAAGCCTTGGATTGCCTCAGTATCGATCCACTTTCATGGAGTGCCTTGTTGATGCTAGAATGCTGGATCATCTCACTAAAAAAGACCTGCGTATTCAACTGAAAATGGTTGATAGTTTTCACAG AACAAGTTTACAATACGGCATTTCCTGTTTGAAGCGGCTAAACTACGATAGGCAGCAATTAGAAGAAAGAAGACAAATGGCGGAGGACGCGAACGTCGACGTTCTTGTGTGGAGCAACGACCGCGTTATAAGATGGGTTCAATCGATCGGCCTGAGA GAATATGGGAACAACCTTTTGGAGTCGGGGATGCACGGAGCGCTTATAGCCCTTGACGAAGGTTTCGATGCGAATAGTTTTGCCCTGGCGTTGCAGATCCCAACACAAAATACACAA GCTCGACAACTATTAGAAAGGGAATTTGCAAATTTATTAGCGGTAGGAACAGAGAGGCGACTCGATGAAGCGAATAGTATGACATCCTGA